The proteins below are encoded in one region of Deinococcus detaillensis:
- a CDS encoding DUF1775 domain-containing protein, whose translation MNHSNTLTALIAAAVLSAAPALAHAVVRTETGAAESMAGASETYRLNVPVEKDMATTEVRLVVPKGVSITRFQVTPGFVRTTKTDDAGLVTEVTWKGKIAPIEYARFFFQARNPAVAGDLSWNIYQKYADGSVVAWDGTDPQLPASKTAVK comes from the coding sequence ATGAACCATTCCAACACCCTGACCGCCCTGATCGCTGCCGCCGTGCTGAGCGCCGCGCCCGCTCTTGCCCACGCCGTTGTCCGCACTGAAACGGGCGCAGCCGAGAGTATGGCGGGCGCGAGCGAAACTTACCGCCTGAACGTGCCGGTCGAAAAAGACATGGCGACCACCGAAGTTCGTTTGGTGGTGCCCAAAGGTGTGAGCATCACCCGCTTTCAAGTGACGCCGGGATTCGTCCGCACCACCAAAACCGATGACGCTGGACTCGTCACGGAAGTCACCTGGAAAGGCAAAATTGCGCCCATAGAATACGCCCGCTTTTTCTTTCAGGCCCGCAATCCGGCGGTGGCAGGCGACTTGAGTTGGAACATCTACCAAAAATACGCCGACGGCAGCGTCGTGGCGTGGGACGGCACCGATCCGCAGCTGCCCGCCAGCAAAACGGCAGTGAAGTAA
- the msrB gene encoding peptide-methionine (R)-S-oxide reductase MsrB, protein MTTSPKPNAGFAKPSDAELKSRLTPEQYQVTQHEGTERPFTGEYWNNQEEGIYVDIVSGEALFSSLDKYDAGCGWPSFTRPIQDAQLQELTDKRHFMTRTEVRSGAANSHLGHVFDDGPQDQGGLRYCINSAALRFVPAPELEAQGYGQYKALFE, encoded by the coding sequence ATGACGACTTCCCCCAAACCAAACGCGGGTTTTGCCAAACCCAGTGACGCTGAACTCAAATCCCGCTTGACGCCTGAGCAGTACCAAGTTACCCAGCACGAAGGCACCGAGCGGCCTTTTACGGGCGAGTACTGGAACAACCAAGAAGAGGGTATTTATGTGGACATCGTGTCGGGCGAGGCGCTGTTTAGCTCGCTCGACAAGTACGACGCCGGGTGTGGTTGGCCCAGCTTTACCCGCCCGATTCAAGACGCCCAGCTTCAGGAGCTGACCGACAAGCGCCACTTCATGACCCGCACCGAAGTGCGCTCCGGCGCGGCCAATTCTCACCTCGGCCACGTCTTTGACGACGGCCCTCAAGACCAGGGCGGCCTGCGCTACTGCATCAACTCGGCGGCGCTGCGCTTTGTGCCCGCACCTGAGCTGGAAGCGCAGGGATACGGGCAATACAAAGCTCTATTTGAGTAG
- a CDS encoding alpha/beta hydrolase family protein, with protein sequence MHWRPSRRVEWLLLACLLLPGAARPSKQMLSPPPKPLTAAAPLTEALTYPVDGLSIKGFVCRPDKKLGRPLLNLVHGGLDTPVDLALCRRLARLGYVVAASALRGQGGSQGKVEICGGEVSDVRALRSLVQGRYKTDRGRVGYLGISLGGCVAIKAASNTTGVRAVVTLLSPTDFAEQLKLLSYRPDVAQRWKALLGGSAEQVGHAYEARRPLEALRQLRAPLLTVAADRDQLIPLRQSCSVLDIRRQMGLKVSVVRQTKDGNPVDLTAQVRQRCTAEAAVSQLPALKGQDVLLIYENLDHLSTPAMWKAAEAYLAANLD encoded by the coding sequence ATGCATTGGCGGCCAAGCAGGCGAGTGGAGTGGTTGCTCCTCGCCTGCTTGTTGCTGCCCGGTGCCGCCCGGCCTTCAAAACAGATGCTCAGTCCGCCGCCCAAGCCGCTGACTGCCGCCGCCCCACTCACCGAAGCGCTGACCTACCCAGTGGACGGCCTGAGCATCAAAGGCTTCGTTTGCCGCCCCGATAAAAAACTGGGTAGGCCGCTGCTCAACTTGGTCCACGGCGGGCTGGACACGCCGGTTGACCTGGCGCTGTGCCGCCGCCTTGCTCGGCTGGGCTATGTGGTGGCGGCCAGCGCCCTGCGCGGTCAGGGCGGCAGCCAAGGCAAAGTGGAAATTTGCGGCGGTGAGGTCAGTGACGTGCGTGCCCTGCGCAGTCTGGTGCAGGGGCGCTACAAAACTGACCGGGGGCGGGTGGGCTATTTGGGAATCAGTTTGGGCGGCTGCGTCGCCATCAAAGCGGCCTCAAACACAACAGGGGTGCGGGCGGTGGTCACGCTGCTCTCGCCCACCGACTTTGCCGAGCAGTTGAAGTTGCTCAGCTACCGCCCAGACGTGGCCCAGCGCTGGAAAGCGCTGCTGGGCGGCTCGGCGGAGCAAGTCGGCCACGCTTATGAAGCCCGCCGACCCCTGGAAGCGCTCAGGCAACTCAGAGCGCCGCTCTTGACCGTGGCCGCAGACCGAGATCAGCTCATTCCGCTGCGGCAAAGCTGCTCGGTGCTGGACATTCGCCGCCAGATGGGACTCAAGGTGTCGGTGGTGCGCCAAACCAAAGACGGCAATCCTGTCGACCTCACCGCGCAGGTGCGCCAACGCTGCACAGCCGAAGCGGCAGTCAGTCAGCTTCCCGCCCTCAAAGGCCAAGACGTGCTGCTGATCTACGAAAACTTGGATCACCTCAGTACGCCCGCCATGTGGAAAGCGGCGGAAGCGTATTTGGCGGCTAACCTTGATTAG
- a CDS encoding DivIVA domain-containing protein encodes MSDFSKGGGNPESGQPIKTTLAGAAEAQLLPSASSSRRGQIMPLDVQHQEFGSGWRGYRKADVQAYLSEVAQSLEADLRERAAIEQRLSEMQRQIQDYKAAEDELRRTVVAAERIGHELKEQSRQEAMLTVQKAEHRSALLLEVAKNREQEALERHESRLRELESTFSVRRAQLESLYQAQEHELENRARERSAALEREFSARHADLSGRLSSAHTEYAQFMSQYRAVSQAFAQAANAHLLPDTAGLASYQIGEGTVSKSQRPSAVELSKAGQSGAPPSGAQQSGAQQPNTKQLSPEVAAVQIEEQRF; translated from the coding sequence GTGAGCGATTTTTCCAAAGGTGGCGGCAACCCAGAGTCGGGCCAGCCCATCAAGACCACTCTGGCAGGAGCCGCAGAAGCCCAGCTTTTGCCGTCAGCGAGTTCGAGTCGGCGCGGTCAGATTATGCCGCTGGACGTGCAGCACCAAGAATTCGGCTCGGGATGGCGCGGCTACCGCAAAGCCGATGTGCAGGCCTACCTCTCGGAAGTGGCTCAGTCGCTGGAGGCCGATTTGCGCGAGCGAGCCGCCATTGAGCAGCGCCTGAGCGAAATGCAGCGCCAGATTCAGGATTACAAAGCGGCCGAAGACGAACTGCGCCGCACGGTGGTGGCCGCCGAGCGCATCGGCCACGAACTTAAGGAGCAGTCTCGCCAAGAAGCCATGCTGACGGTTCAGAAAGCCGAACACCGCTCGGCTCTGCTGCTGGAAGTCGCCAAAAACCGCGAGCAAGAAGCCTTGGAGCGTCATGAAAGCCGCCTGCGCGAACTCGAAAGCACATTCAGCGTGCGCCGCGCTCAACTCGAATCGTTGTACCAAGCCCAAGAGCACGAGCTGGAAAACCGCGCCCGCGAACGCTCGGCGGCGCTGGAGCGCGAATTCAGCGCCCGCCACGCCGACTTGAGTGGCCGCCTCAGCTCAGCCCACACCGAGTACGCCCAGTTCATGTCGCAGTACCGCGCCGTGTCGCAGGCCTTCGCGCAGGCCGCCAACGCCCACTTGCTGCCAGACACGGCGGGCCTGGCGAGTTATCAGATCGGCGAAGGCACTGTCAGCAAGTCGCAGCGGCCCAGCGCGGTTGAACTGAGTAAGGCGGGGCAGTCCGGTGCCCCACCATCCGGCGCTCAGCAGTCCGGCGCTCAACAACCCAACACCAAGCAACTCAGCCCCGAAGTCGCCGCCGTGCAAATCGAGGAGCAGCGCTTTTAG
- a CDS encoding YggS family pyridoxal phosphate enzyme, with the protein MSLNQVLSEIRSAAQQAGRAPDSARLVVVSKGRSLESIEEKILTGRVLPAPIMLAENRGQDLRDKVRQAEELGWQERFGPLEWHFIGPLQRNKIKYLEPVSLVHTLEEAWQAEAIAEAAHKWGHAPAVLLQLHNGEAQKHGVAPEHLKALYHAAVQTGLEVRGLMVMAPYGDLAAAQRVFAETARHAADLGLSELSMGMSDDFLQAIPEGATLLRIGRRLFL; encoded by the coding sequence ATGAGCCTGAACCAAGTCTTATCCGAAATTCGCAGTGCGGCGCAGCAAGCGGGCCGGGCCCCTGACAGCGCCCGTTTGGTGGTGGTCAGCAAAGGGCGGAGCTTGGAGAGCATCGAGGAAAAGATTCTGACTGGCCGAGTCTTGCCCGCGCCGATCATGCTGGCCGAGAACCGGGGCCAAGACCTGCGCGACAAGGTGCGCCAAGCTGAGGAACTCGGCTGGCAAGAGCGCTTCGGGCCGCTGGAGTGGCACTTCATCGGGCCTTTACAGCGCAACAAAATCAAGTACCTTGAGCCGGTCAGCTTGGTGCATACCTTAGAAGAAGCGTGGCAAGCTGAGGCGATTGCCGAGGCCGCCCACAAGTGGGGCCACGCGCCCGCCGTGCTGCTGCAACTGCACAACGGCGAAGCGCAAAAGCACGGCGTCGCTCCCGAGCATCTCAAAGCGCTGTACCATGCAGCGGTGCAAACGGGTTTAGAAGTGCGCGGCCTGATGGTCATGGCTCCTTACGGCGACCTCGCAGCGGCCCAGCGGGTGTTCGCTGAAACCGCGAGGCACGCCGCCGATTTGGGACTCAGCGAACTGAGCATGGGCATGAGTGACGACTTTTTGCAGGCCATCCCAGAAGGCGCGACGCTGCTGCGAATTGGAAGGCGGCTGTTTTTGTGA
- a CDS encoding BamA/OMP85 family outer membrane protein, producing the protein MKHPLTLALSLALAAPLAAAQSTTPTAPAAVQAANLGDVVVTGAPDLLGNFLKASLTVQRGAALSGLNLRQIEQEALATGYFSSVTASLGTQNGQNVLTLAVKPNPVISAVEVQGLTYFPADTYKARIADLLNIAPGATLNTDRVDQSKELLAQNFRGEGYPFVPSISTKTTAAADGSVTLTYVVDETAPLSRVEIEGNTRLPRDSIVNAFKPLYDAKKFTPEVYFKAAQDIAQAYQAAGFLQSGINVSATTLDKGVLKIKLTEGVVSKVDTSILGSAVSAAGLLTKEGTPLTLSTLEADTRTLSNQTGKSVGFALQPDAQNPSQVTVVFGDAQTASGPIKEIRFVGNTKLTSADLQAALKLKVGDVFSQQLAESSFFALRDAYRAAGYEISTRDPIAFDSGVLTYTIHETSAAKFELSWTGAHRTQDRVILRELQNLTGVVSSASIRDGLDRVTRLGIVKVTNLTTRSDDPKNPEVLTYVINLTEQSSTRSVPFGISYDTVSGFQGSLGLSNNNVFGLGHTLEASVTAQPTDSGQFLGGGVNYTIPWLDIDFADFRKTPTSVSLSLSSTLSPNNGILNTDSSATGRQFTQRSSGISVRVGRSLAKYLTGSVGVGTSYDVSYLEKITDADQKTADDAGKTLIDDAAATALLPESGLITRLSPALNYDSTNSGDFPTQGIRANFSPSYNFGSAGSNSLSWFKLEGGASTYYGFGKTIEKGFNQQSKQQVLAARVNAGTLTGNYPVGSTFGIGDASIVSAYELRGIPTGTLKGSSYVTGSAEYRYDFGVSNSIAQGLYGIAFVDAGSAFAANGTSASAYGLGLGVQLNLGIGGALLPALRFDYGFSPSNNSSKFSFRIGPVF; encoded by the coding sequence ATGAAACACCCGCTCACCTTGGCCCTTTCCTTGGCGCTCGCCGCACCGCTGGCCGCTGCCCAAAGCACCACTCCCACTGCTCCGGCGGCGGTTCAGGCCGCCAATCTCGGTGACGTGGTCGTGACCGGCGCACCTGATTTGCTGGGCAATTTCCTCAAAGCCAGCTTGACGGTGCAGCGCGGCGCGGCGCTGAGCGGCCTCAACCTGCGTCAGATCGAGCAAGAAGCGCTGGCCACCGGCTATTTCAGCAGCGTGACGGCCTCGCTCGGTACCCAAAACGGCCAAAACGTGCTGACGCTGGCGGTCAAGCCCAATCCAGTGATCAGCGCAGTGGAGGTGCAGGGACTGACCTACTTTCCGGCAGATACCTACAAGGCCCGCATCGCCGACCTGCTCAACATCGCCCCCGGCGCGACCCTCAACACCGACCGGGTGGATCAAAGCAAGGAACTTCTGGCCCAGAACTTTCGTGGCGAAGGCTATCCTTTTGTGCCGAGCATCAGCACCAAAACCACCGCCGCAGCTGACGGCAGCGTGACTTTGACCTACGTAGTGGACGAAACGGCTCCGCTGAGCCGCGTAGAAATTGAAGGCAACACCCGCCTTCCCCGCGACAGCATCGTCAACGCCTTCAAGCCGCTTTACGACGCTAAAAAGTTCACGCCCGAAGTGTATTTCAAAGCGGCGCAGGACATCGCTCAGGCTTACCAAGCCGCCGGCTTTTTGCAAAGCGGCATCAATGTCAGCGCCACCACCCTCGACAAGGGCGTGCTGAAGATCAAGCTGACTGAAGGTGTGGTCAGCAAGGTGGACACCAGCATTCTGGGCAGCGCCGTCAGCGCGGCGGGCCTGCTGACCAAAGAGGGCACGCCCCTGACGCTCAGCACCCTGGAAGCCGACACCCGCACCTTGTCGAATCAAACCGGCAAATCGGTGGGCTTCGCGCTCCAGCCGGACGCCCAAAACCCTTCGCAGGTCACGGTGGTGTTCGGTGACGCCCAAACCGCCAGCGGCCCGATCAAAGAAATCCGCTTCGTGGGCAACACCAAGCTCACGAGTGCCGACTTGCAGGCCGCCCTCAAACTCAAAGTGGGCGACGTATTTTCTCAGCAGCTCGCCGAAAGCAGCTTTTTTGCGCTGCGTGACGCTTACCGGGCCGCAGGCTACGAGATTTCGACCCGCGATCCGATTGCTTTTGACAGCGGCGTGCTGACCTACACCATCCACGAAACCAGCGCGGCCAAGTTTGAGCTCAGCTGGACAGGAGCGCACCGCACCCAAGACCGGGTGATTTTGCGCGAACTGCAAAACCTGACCGGCGTAGTCTCCAGCGCCAGCATCCGCGACGGCCTCGACCGCGTCACCCGTTTGGGCATCGTCAAGGTCACCAACCTGACCACCCGCTCGGACGATCCCAAAAACCCCGAAGTGCTGACGTACGTCATTAACCTCACCGAGCAGAGCAGTACCCGCAGTGTTCCGTTCGGCATCAGCTACGACACCGTCAGCGGTTTTCAGGGCAGCCTCGGCCTGAGCAACAACAACGTCTTTGGCCTCGGCCACACCTTGGAAGCCTCGGTGACGGCCCAGCCCACCGATTCGGGGCAGTTCCTCGGCGGCGGCGTCAATTATACCATTCCCTGGCTCGACATCGATTTTGCCGATTTCCGCAAAACCCCCACCAGCGTCTCGCTCAGCTTGTCGAGCACCTTGTCGCCCAACAACGGCATTTTGAACACCGACAGCAGCGCCACCGGGCGGCAATTTACCCAGCGCTCTAGCGGCATCAGCGTGCGGGTAGGCCGCAGCCTCGCCAAGTACCTGACCGGCAGCGTTGGCGTGGGCACCAGCTACGACGTGAGCTACCTTGAAAAAATCACCGACGCTGATCAAAAAACGGCCGACGACGCGGGCAAGACCCTGATCGACGACGCGGCGGCCACGGCGCTGCTGCCAGAAAGCGGTTTGATTACCCGCCTGAGTCCGGCGCTGAACTACGACTCGACCAACAGCGGCGACTTTCCCACGCAGGGCATTCGCGCCAACTTCTCGCCGTCGTACAATTTCGGCTCGGCGGGCAGCAATAGCCTCAGTTGGTTTAAGCTCGAAGGTGGAGCCAGCACCTACTACGGCTTCGGCAAGACGATTGAAAAGGGCTTTAACCAGCAGAGCAAGCAGCAAGTGCTGGCCGCTCGGGTCAACGCCGGAACGCTGACGGGCAACTATCCGGTGGGTAGCACCTTCGGCATCGGCGACGCCAGCATCGTCAGCGCCTACGAGCTGCGCGGCATTCCCACTGGCACTCTCAAGGGCAGCAGTTACGTCACCGGCAGCGCCGAGTACCGCTATGATTTCGGCGTCAGCAACTCCATAGCGCAGGGCCTTTACGGCATCGCCTTCGTGGATGCGGGCAGCGCTTTCGCGGCCAACGGCACTTCGGCCAGCGCTTATGGCCTCGGCCTCGGCGTCCAGCTCAACCTCGGCATCGGCGGCGCACTCCTGCCCGCTCTGCGCTTTGATTACGGCTTCTCGCCCAGCAACAACAGCTCCAAGTTCAGTTTCCGCATCGGGCCGGTCTTTTAA
- the trmFO gene encoding methylenetetrahydrofolate--tRNA-(uracil(54)-C(5))-methyltransferase (FADH(2)-oxidizing) TrmFO, with the protein MTLPTPSITVVGAGLAGSEAALAAAKLGVQVHLYEMRPIKMTPAHRSGNFAELVCSNSLGGQGDLQAKGLLQSEMRAVGSAILESADASRLPAGGALAVEREGFSERITGAVRNHPLITVHGEEVTELPTGPCVIATGPLTAEALSGELARLTGDEQLAFYDAAAPVIAFESINMDIVFRAGRYEQSADYLNCPMNQEQYEAFYTALEQARSHTPHDWEKLEFFEGCMPIEEIARRGKDTPRYGPMKPRGLTDPRTGRWPYAAAQLRQEDQEGRMWSLVGFQTGLKWGDQKAVVQLIPGLENAEIIRYGVMHRNTYLNAPKVLEASLELKMRSQTFVAGVLAGTEGYLESAATGWLAGTNAARAALGLSLIVPPQESMLGGLTRYLASANPKNYQPMNVNWALVPELPVPEGRKKWGKREKRPVLYRRGLSAFMDWAQGEGLEVTPPPVPDEEPAEPVLR; encoded by the coding sequence ATGACTCTTCCCACCCCATCCATCACCGTCGTCGGCGCGGGCCTGGCCGGTTCTGAAGCGGCCCTCGCCGCCGCCAAGCTCGGCGTGCAAGTTCACCTCTACGAAATGCGGCCCATCAAAATGACCCCAGCGCACCGCAGCGGCAACTTTGCCGAATTGGTGTGCAGCAACTCGTTGGGCGGGCAGGGCGACTTGCAGGCCAAGGGCCTTCTCCAAAGCGAAATGCGGGCGGTGGGCAGCGCCATTCTGGAGAGCGCCGACGCCTCGCGGCTCCCGGCTGGCGGAGCGCTGGCAGTCGAGCGCGAAGGCTTTTCCGAGCGGATTACCGGCGCGGTGAGAAACCACCCGCTGATTACCGTTCACGGCGAGGAAGTCACCGAGTTGCCGACTGGCCCCTGCGTGATCGCCACTGGCCCTCTGACCGCCGAAGCGCTGTCCGGCGAGCTGGCGCGGCTGACCGGCGACGAGCAACTGGCCTTTTACGACGCCGCCGCACCCGTGATCGCCTTTGAGAGCATCAACATGGACATCGTGTTCCGGGCCGGACGCTACGAGCAAAGCGCCGATTACCTCAACTGCCCGATGAACCAAGAGCAGTACGAAGCCTTTTATACAGCGTTGGAGCAAGCCCGCAGCCACACCCCGCACGACTGGGAAAAGCTGGAATTCTTCGAAGGCTGTATGCCGATTGAAGAAATCGCCCGCAGAGGCAAAGACACCCCCCGTTACGGCCCGATGAAACCGCGTGGCCTGACCGACCCGCGCACCGGGCGCTGGCCTTACGCGGCGGCCCAACTGCGCCAGGAAGACCAGGAAGGCCGGATGTGGTCCTTGGTCGGCTTTCAAACCGGACTCAAATGGGGCGACCAGAAAGCGGTGGTGCAATTGATTCCAGGCTTGGAAAACGCCGAAATTATCCGCTACGGCGTGATGCACCGCAACACCTACCTCAACGCCCCCAAAGTGCTGGAAGCGTCCTTGGAACTCAAAATGCGCTCTCAGACCTTCGTGGCAGGCGTGCTGGCCGGAACCGAAGGCTACCTCGAGTCGGCGGCGACCGGCTGGCTGGCTGGAACCAACGCCGCCCGCGCCGCGCTGGGCCTGAGCTTAATCGTGCCGCCGCAAGAAAGCATGCTCGGTGGCCTGACCCGCTACCTCGCCAGCGCCAATCCCAAGAACTACCAGCCGATGAACGTCAATTGGGCACTGGTGCCGGAGCTTCCCGTTCCCGAAGGCCGCAAAAAGTGGGGCAAGCGCGAAAAGCGTCCGGTGCTCTACCGGCGCGGCCTGAGCGCCTTTATGGACTGGGCGCAGGGTGAGGGCTTGGAAGTCACGCCGCCCCCTGTACCGGACGAGGAGCCAGCCGAGCCGGTCTTGCGCTGA
- a CDS encoding class I SAM-dependent methyltransferase — protein MTQPSDEALRAAQTYERYMVPHKFAPWAAALLDFASLQEGERVLDVACGTGIVARQVAVRVGASGAISALDVNPAMLAVARETAAPHAPVIDWQHGSAQSLPFADDSFTAVLCQQGLQFFPDPVGALSEMRRVLEPGGRVALAVHQAIEHNPLFFRLNQAGRARMGVDVFASPFALGGADALEHLLVAAGFVDVEVEAQTCTVRYPEPEHFFAFTLQGAAAATPNLAAMTEEQRQHLGEQLQHDLADWIAAHTEHGELVDEMAVHLVRGR, from the coding sequence ATGACCCAGCCCAGCGACGAAGCCCTCCGAGCCGCCCAAACATATGAGCGCTATATGGTGCCGCATAAGTTCGCGCCTTGGGCGGCGGCGCTGCTGGACTTTGCCAGTTTGCAGGAAGGCGAACGGGTGCTGGACGTGGCCTGCGGCACGGGCATTGTGGCGAGGCAAGTGGCCGTGCGCGTGGGGGCGAGTGGGGCCATCAGCGCCCTAGATGTCAATCCGGCGATGCTGGCGGTGGCCCGCGAGACTGCCGCGCCGCACGCCCCCGTCATCGATTGGCAACACGGCAGCGCCCAGAGCTTGCCGTTTGCAGATGACTCTTTCACGGCGGTGCTGTGTCAACAGGGCTTGCAATTTTTCCCTGATCCGGTAGGAGCGCTCAGCGAAATGCGCCGGGTGCTGGAACCGGGCGGACGGGTGGCGCTCGCGGTTCATCAGGCGATTGAACACAACCCGCTGTTCTTCCGGCTCAATCAAGCGGGGCGGGCACGGATGGGCGTGGACGTTTTCGCGTCTCCTTTTGCGCTGGGCGGGGCGGACGCGCTGGAACATCTCCTGGTGGCAGCGGGCTTCGTGGACGTGGAAGTCGAAGCGCAGACGTGCACAGTTCGTTATCCTGAACCGGAACACTTCTTCGCCTTCACCTTGCAGGGCGCGGCGGCGGCAACGCCCAATCTGGCGGCCATGACCGAGGAGCAGCGTCAGCATCTCGGCGAGCAGCTTCAGCATGACCTGGCCGACTGGATAGCGGCCCACACCGAACACGGTGAACTGGTGGACGAGATGGCTGTGCATCTGGTGCGGGGCCGTTGA
- a CDS encoding class I SAM-dependent methyltransferase, which yields MTQPSEDALRAAQMYERYMVPRLFAPWSEVLLDFAEIREGERVLDVACGTGIVARQAAKRVSVGGGVSALDLNPAMLAVAREAAVPDAPNIDWQRGSAQHLPFGDSSFAAVLCQQGLQFFPDPLGALSEMWRVLKPGGRAALLVHQAVEHNPLFHRLNQAGRARVGVDIFMAPFTLGSAAKLEQLMADAGFVDIEIEAQSRTVRHPAPQQFAALILQGAAAAVPQLAAMTPQQRQQLSGQLQHDLSDWIAAHSENGELIDEAAVHLIRGRRQE from the coding sequence ATGACCCAGCCCAGCGAAGACGCCCTCCGCGCCGCCCAGATGTATGAGCGCTACATGGTGCCGCGCTTGTTTGCACCTTGGTCGGAGGTGCTGCTCGATTTTGCCGAGATTCGGGAAGGTGAGCGGGTGCTGGACGTGGCCTGCGGGACGGGCATCGTGGCGCGGCAAGCAGCCAAGCGGGTGAGCGTGGGCGGTGGCGTCAGCGCCCTCGACCTGAATCCGGCGATGCTGGCGGTGGCCAGAGAAGCTGCCGTGCCAGATGCCCCCAACATTGATTGGCAGCGCGGCAGCGCTCAACATCTGCCCTTTGGGGACAGCTCTTTTGCAGCGGTGCTGTGTCAGCAGGGCTTGCAATTTTTCCCCGATCCGTTGGGAGCGCTCAGCGAAATGTGGCGGGTGCTGAAGCCGGGCGGACGCGCAGCGCTGCTGGTTCACCAAGCGGTTGAACACAATCCGCTGTTTCACCGGCTCAATCAAGCGGGGCGGGCGCGGGTGGGCGTGGACATTTTCATGGCTCCCTTTACGCTGGGCAGCGCGGCCAAACTTGAGCAGCTCATGGCCGACGCCGGCTTCGTGGATATTGAAATCGAAGCGCAGTCGCGCACAGTGCGTCATCCAGCGCCGCAGCAGTTCGCCGCGCTGATCTTGCAGGGCGCGGCGGCGGCGGTACCTCAGCTGGCCGCCATGACGCCGCAGCAGCGCCAGCAGCTCAGCGGGCAGCTTCAGCACGACCTCAGCGACTGGATAGCCGCGCACAGCGAAAACGGCGAACTGATAGATGAAGCGGCGGTGCATCTCATCCGGGGCCGCAGGCAGGAGTAG
- a CDS encoding Cof-type HAD-IIB family hydrolase — translation MTIRLIATDLDGTLLRSDLSVSERTRRALDRARAAGIHTVPVTARQPHGVKMIAEQAGFNEYALCGNGAHGVHLATGETLFEAHVTQAAQRALAEALSAQVPDVLFVSVRDGGTTFVAQQGYAEIAHFEDHKRDPGTMGSAGLAEVLALPSLKFIVRHATLTPRELLTQVQALNLSGFAATHSGAPFLEILAEGVSKAWGLTRLCGRLGIDASEVLAFGDALNDAEMLSWAGRGVAMANAEEEALAAADEVTLSNDEDGLAAVLERLLA, via the coding sequence ATGACCATTCGCTTAATCGCCACCGACCTTGACGGAACCCTGCTGAGAAGCGACTTGAGTGTGAGTGAGCGCACCCGGAGAGCGCTGGACCGGGCAAGGGCGGCGGGCATTCACACGGTTCCAGTGACGGCCAGACAACCGCACGGTGTCAAAATGATTGCTGAGCAAGCTGGCTTTAACGAATACGCCCTGTGCGGCAACGGCGCTCACGGCGTTCACCTCGCCACCGGCGAGACGTTGTTTGAGGCGCATGTCACCCAAGCTGCCCAACGCGCCCTCGCTGAAGCGCTCAGCGCACAGGTGCCAGACGTGCTGTTTGTCAGCGTGCGCGACGGCGGCACGACCTTCGTGGCTCAGCAAGGCTACGCTGAAATCGCCCACTTTGAAGACCACAAACGCGATCCGGGCACGATGGGCAGCGCTGGGCTGGCGGAGGTGCTGGCATTGCCCAGTCTCAAATTCATCGTGCGCCACGCCACCCTGACGCCGCGCGAGCTGCTGACACAGGTGCAGGCGCTCAACCTGAGCGGTTTTGCGGCGACCCACAGCGGCGCACCCTTTTTGGAAATCTTGGCCGAGGGAGTCAGCAAAGCGTGGGGCCTGACGCGGCTGTGTGGTCGGCTGGGCATAGACGCCTCGGAAGTGCTGGCTTTCGGTGACGCTCTCAACGACGCGGAAATGCTGAGCTGGGCAGGCAGAGGCGTGGCGATGGCCAACGCCGAGGAAGAAGCGCTGGCTGCCGCAGACGAAGTGACGCTCAGCAACGACGAGGACGGCTTGGCCGCCGTATTGGAGCGCTTACTGGCCTGA
- a CDS encoding helix-turn-helix domain-containing protein: MNGQMQIGLAGLLKRHNITQKQLAQAARMRPATLNALYNARVERVEMSTLVDLVIGLRQLGVKADVGDILQVVDVPDPADQAARDRALKLLGGEPWGLKPAGLSEPVPVSGPPIEDLLPEFLGPSL; encoded by the coding sequence ATGAATGGACAAATGCAAATTGGTTTGGCGGGCCTCCTCAAGCGGCATAACATCACCCAAAAGCAACTGGCGCAGGCGGCCAGAATGCGTCCTGCGACACTGAATGCCCTTTATAACGCCCGTGTGGAGCGGGTGGAAATGAGTACCCTGGTCGATTTGGTCATCGGTCTCAGGCAACTGGGTGTCAAGGCCGATGTGGGCGACATTCTTCAGGTGGTTGATGTGCCTGACCCTGCCGATCAAGCGGCCCGTGACCGTGCCCTGAAGCTGCTTGGCGGCGAACCCTGGGGCCTCAAGCCAGCAGGGCTGTCTGAGCCGGTGCCTGTCAGCGGCCCCCCTATTGAAGACCTCTTGCCGGAATTTCTGGGGCCAAGTCTTTGA